In a genomic window of Lepisosteus oculatus isolate fLepOcu1 chromosome 5, fLepOcu1.hap2, whole genome shotgun sequence:
- the LOC102688026 gene encoding homeodomain-interacting protein kinase 1 isoform X7 yields the protein MKTKTNYTYPGMASQLQVFSPPSVSSSAFCRVKKLKVESCAWEVTGQVGENKFYPLSNSQEDSSAPAASFNVPVTTYSSASLLFPPAGGSRGQIVVRAADSTGSLSGPSSRRGNDVALRDAYQKYGLKRKSEEVDKSGSVQILEELSAPVVSNRTGTVTTTQSITHSTSTTKSSSSNSEGDYQLVQHEILCSVTNSYEVLEFLGRGTFGQVAKCWKRGTNEIVAIKILKNHPSYARQGQIEVSILNRLSTENADEFNFVRSYECFQHKNHTCLVFEMLEQNLYDFLKHSKFSPLLLKSIRPILQQVATALMKLKSLGLIHADLKPENIMLVDPVRQPYRVKVIDFGSASHVSKAVCSTYLQSRYYRAPEIILGLPFCEAIDMWSLGCVIAELFLGWPLYPGASEYDQIRYISQTQGLPAEYLLSAGTKTSRFFNRGHDSSYPLWRLKTPAEHEAEMGIKSKEARKYIFNCLDDMMQVNMSTDLEGTDMLAEKADRREFIDLLKKMLTLDADKRITPMKTLGHSFVTMAHLLDFPHSSHVKSCFQNMEICKRRGNSFDNGKSIFSTNAAQNTASNLTVTFGSQLNQHNQVPSAGAPSLSLTSTNVPLLSYQPALYQQAAVSIPGITQQSVSLQARPAQLCAQTEPFQQTLIVCPPTIQGLQTSTKHSAFPVRMENTVPIVPQTQSAQALQIQPGMLTQAWPTGTQQILIPSPWQQMSGISLHNTVQPVITESPMGAILSDNMSSGQQIANWRSSHGGQYSGVMQQASILGGHVSLTTASQPLTTGAVSAVRSQQGGTSGRRARARNTDNRTSRVMSLLETVPPVVHCSPLLATPPYNAVVPQPILITDTPSPAVSVITIHSDTEDEDERKFYPSSYAMKQRTEVISCVTVHDSQDSDSSHGSPSTPKHLPSFVEAPANLSKSLSIIVPSVKMQPEESKSSRISGQFAGVCSKSKKAAVQQTCTSASSSSSCHPHTAPNRIQPLNLSQAQHSITSSQARLSGSSSRRQQVCPTVPRSAQAHYYLQSSPPQSTILPPFSSSSSLSSQPQLCSYAPSAALAPASAAVAQLLASQQGTSRHVGASASFMPHTAGLIQKDPSAVGHSLLTAAGLPAAQYQHQFPTSQATAVYRGYQISPRKMSEFPYL from the exons AAGCTGAAGGTCGAGAGCTGTGCGTGGGAAGTGACAGGGCAAGTGGGGGAAAACAAATTCTACCCTCTGAGTAACTCCCAGGAGGACTCCTCTGCCCCTGCTGCCAGCTTTAATGTCCCCGTCACAACTTACAGCTCTGCCAGCCTCCTCTTTCCACCTGCAGGAGGGTCGCGTGGGCAAATTGTTGTGCGAGCCGCCGACAGCACTGGCAGCCTCTCGGGGCCCTCCAGTCGTCGCGGCAACGATGTCGCCCTGCGCGACGCTTATCAGAAATATGGCCTGAAGCGCAAGAGCGAGGAGGTTGACAAGAGTGGGAGTGTGCAGATCTTGGAGGAGCTCTCAGCGCCGGTGGTTTCCAACAGGACTGGCACGGTCACCACCACACAGTCCATAACCCATTCCACCTCTACGACAAAGAGCAGCAGCTCCAACAGCGAAGGGGACTACCAGCTGGTGCAGCACGAGATCCTGTGCTCTGTCACCAACAGCTACGAGGTGCTGGAGTTCCTGGGCCGCGGCACCTTCGGGCAGGTAGCCAAGTGCTGGAAGCGTGGCACCAATGAGATTGTCGCCATCAAGATTCTGAAGAACCATCCTTCATATGCCCGGCAGGGTCAGATTGAG GTAAGCATCCTGAACCGGCTGAGCACAGAAAATGCCGATGAGTTCAACTTTGTGCGCTCCTACGAATGCTTCCAGCATAAGAACCACACGTGCCTGGTGTTTGAAATGCTGGAGCAGAACCTGTACGATTTCCTCAAACACAGCAAGTTTAGCCCCCTGCTCCTGAAGTCCATTCGACCCATCCTGCAGCAAGTGGCCACGGCCCTGATGAAGCTGAAAAGCCTGGGGCTGATCCACGCTGACCTTAAACCAGAGAACATCATGCTGGTGGACCCTGTGAGACAGCCTTATCGCGTCAAAGTCATTGACTTTGGCTCAGCAAGCCATGTGTCCAAGGCCGTTTGCTCTACCTATCTACAGTCCCGCTATTACCG GGCACCAGAGATTATTCTAGGACTTCCTTTTTGTGAAGCAATTGATATGTGGTCACTGGGCTGTGTGATTGCGGAGTTGTTTTTGGGGTGGCCACTGTACCCTGGAGCCTCGGAGTATGATCAG ATACGATACATCTCGCAAACCCAGGGATTGCCCGCAGAGTACTTACTGAGCGCAGGGACCAAAACCAGCCGTTTCTTTAACAGAGGCCATGATTCCAGTTACCCTCTTTGGAGACTGAAG ACACCAGCGGAACACGAAGCAGAGATGGGAATAAAGTCGAAGGAAGCCAGGAAGTATATTTTCAATTGTTTGGATGATATGATGCAG GTGAACATGTCCACTGATTTGGAAGGAACGGATATGCTGGCTGAGAAGGCAGATCGGCGGGAGTTCAttgatttgttgaaaaaaatgcTGACCTTGGATGCTGATAAAAGAATAACTCCGATGAAAACTCTTGGCCACTCTTTTGTGACAATGGCTCACCTGCTGGACTTCCCACACAGTTCCCA TGTGAAGTCCTGTTTTCAGAACATGGAAATTTGCAAGCGGAGAGGGAATAGCTTCGACAACGGGAAGAGCATCTTTAGTACAAACGCTGCACAAAACACTGCCAGCAACCTCACTGTGACATTTGGCAGCCAACTTAACCAGCACAATCAG GTTCCTTCTGCAGGTGcgccgtctctctctctcaccagcACCAACGTGCCACTTCTGAGTTATCAGCCTGCCCTGTATCAGCAGGCTGCGGTCAGCATCCCGGGCATCACACAGCAGAGTGTTTCTCTGCAGGCCCGACCTGCCCAGCTGTGTGCCCAGACTGAACCCTTCCAGCAGACACTGATTGTGTGTCCTCCAACAATCCAGG GGCTTCAGACATCCACTAAACATTCTGCCTTTCCAGTCAGGATGGAAAACACTGTTCCTATAGTTCCTCAGACACAGTCTGCGCAGGCTCTGCAGATACAGCCAGGAATGCTCACACAG GCTTGGCCCACAGGAACTCAGCAGATTCTCATACCATCACCTTGGCAACAGATGTCTGGGATTTCGCTCCATAATACTGTCCAGCCAGTCATCACTGAGTCCCCTATGGGTGCTATCCTCTCTGACAACATGAGCTCTGGGCAACAAATAGCCAACTGGAG GAGCTCCCATGGTGGACAGTACAGTGGAGTGATGCAGCAGGCGTCTATTCTCGGTGGCCATGTGTCTTTGACCACTGCCAGCCAGCCCCTGACCACAGGAGCAGTGTCTGCTGTGAGATCCCAGCAAGGAGGGACCTCGGGGAGGAGGGCCAGAGCGCGGAACACGGACAACAGGACCAG caGGGTTATGTCTCTACTGGAAACTGTGCCCCCTGTGGTACACTGCAGCCCCCTGTTGGCAACACCACCATACAATGCTGTGGTACCACAGCCGATTCTCATCACTGATACACCAAGCCCTGCTGTCAGCGTCATCACCATTCACAGTGACACAGAGGACGAAGATGAAAGGAAGTTCTACCCTAGCAG CTATGCAATGAAACAGCGCACTGAAGTCATCAGCTGCGTCACCGTCCATGATTCACAGGACTCGGATTCCTCGCATGGCAGCCCATCAACCCCAAAGCACCTGCCCAGCTTTGTCGAAGCTCCGGCAAATCTGTCGAAGTCGCTGAGTATCATCGTCCCTTCGGTAAAAATGCAGCCAGAAGAATCTAAATCTTCAAGAATTTCAG gGCAGTTTGCTGGTGTTTGCAGTAAGAGTAAGAAAGCAGCTGTGCAGCAAACATGCACTTCAGCATCCTCCAGCAGTAGTTGCCATCCACACACTGCACCCAACAGGATCCAGCCACTCAATCTCAGCCAG GCTCAGCATTCCATCACTTCATCCCAGGCCCGGCTGAGCGGCAGTTCCTCCCGCAGGCAGCAGGTATGCCCTACAGTTCCCCGGTCCGCTCAGGCACACTATTACCTGCAGAGCTCACCCCCACAGAGCACCATACTGCCTCCCTTCAGCTCTTCCTCCAGCCTGAGCAGCCAGCCCCAGCTGTGCTCCTATGCTCCTTCTGCTGCCCTGGCACCCGCGTCTGCAGCAGTGGCTCAGCTGCTGGCGTCCCAGCAGGGCACGTCTCGGCATGTCGGCGCCAGTGCCAGCTTCATGCCCCATACTGCCGGCTTGATCCAGAAAGACCCTTCAGCTGTGGGGCACAGCCTTCTCACAGCTGCAGGTCTGCCAGCTGCCCAGTACCAGCACCAGTTTCCCACGTCTCAGGCCACTGCCGTCTACAGGGGCTACCAGATCAGCCCCAGGAAGATGAGCGAATTTCCTTACCTGTGA
- the LOC102688026 gene encoding homeodomain-interacting protein kinase 1 isoform X5, producing the protein MKTKTNYTYPGMASQLQVFSPPSVSSSAFCRVKKLKVESCAWEVTGQVGENKFYPLSNSQEDSSAPAASFNVPVTTYSSASLLFPPAGGSRGQIVVRAADSTGSLSGPSSRRGNDVALRDAYQKYGLKRKSEEVDKSGSVQILEELSAPVVSNRTGTVTTTQSITHSTSTTKSSSSNSEGDYQLVQHEILCSVTNSYEVLEFLGRGTFGQVAKCWKRGTNEIVAIKILKNHPSYARQGQIEVSILNRLSTENADEFNFVRSYECFQHKNHTCLVFEMLEQNLYDFLKHSKFSPLLLKSIRPILQQVATALMKLKSLGLIHADLKPENIMLVDPVRQPYRVKVIDFGSASHVSKAVCSTYLQSRYYRAPEIILGLPFCEAIDMWSLGCVIAELFLGWPLYPGASEYDQIRYISQTQGLPAEYLLSAGTKTSRFFNRGHDSSYPLWRLKTPAEHEAEMGIKSKEARKYIFNCLDDMMQVNMSTDLEGTDMLAEKADRREFIDLLKKMLTLDADKRITPMKTLGHSFVTMAHLLDFPHSSHVKSCFQNMEICKRRGNSFDNGKSIFSTNAAQNTASNLTVTFGSQLNQHNQVPSAGAPSLSLTSTNVPLLSYQPALYQQAAVSIPGITQQSVSLQARPAQLCAQTEPFQQTLIVCPPTIQGLQTSTKHSAFPVRMENTVPIVPQTQSAQALQIQPGMLTQQAWPTGTQQILIPSPWQQMSGISLHNTVQPVITESPMGAILSDNMSSGQQIANWRSSHGGQYSGVMQQASILGGHVSLTTASQPLTTGAVSAVRSQQGGTSGRRARARNTDNRTSRVMSLLETVPPVVHCSPLLATPPYNAVVPQPILITDTPSPAVSVITIHSDTEDEDERKFYPSSYAMKQRTEVISCVTVHDSQDSDSSHGSPSTPKHLPSFVEAPANLSKSLSIIVPSVKMQPEESKSSRISGQFAGVCSKSKKAAVQQTCTSASSSSSCHPHTAPNRIQPLNLSQAQHSITSSQARLSGSSSRRQQVCPTVPRSAQAHYYLQSSPPQSTILPPFSSSSSLSSQPQLCSYAPSAALAPASAAVAQLLASQQGTSRHVGASASFMPHTAGLIQKDPSAVGHSLLTAAGLPAAQYQHQFPTSQATAVYRGYQISPRKMSEFPYL; encoded by the exons AAGCTGAAGGTCGAGAGCTGTGCGTGGGAAGTGACAGGGCAAGTGGGGGAAAACAAATTCTACCCTCTGAGTAACTCCCAGGAGGACTCCTCTGCCCCTGCTGCCAGCTTTAATGTCCCCGTCACAACTTACAGCTCTGCCAGCCTCCTCTTTCCACCTGCAGGAGGGTCGCGTGGGCAAATTGTTGTGCGAGCCGCCGACAGCACTGGCAGCCTCTCGGGGCCCTCCAGTCGTCGCGGCAACGATGTCGCCCTGCGCGACGCTTATCAGAAATATGGCCTGAAGCGCAAGAGCGAGGAGGTTGACAAGAGTGGGAGTGTGCAGATCTTGGAGGAGCTCTCAGCGCCGGTGGTTTCCAACAGGACTGGCACGGTCACCACCACACAGTCCATAACCCATTCCACCTCTACGACAAAGAGCAGCAGCTCCAACAGCGAAGGGGACTACCAGCTGGTGCAGCACGAGATCCTGTGCTCTGTCACCAACAGCTACGAGGTGCTGGAGTTCCTGGGCCGCGGCACCTTCGGGCAGGTAGCCAAGTGCTGGAAGCGTGGCACCAATGAGATTGTCGCCATCAAGATTCTGAAGAACCATCCTTCATATGCCCGGCAGGGTCAGATTGAG GTAAGCATCCTGAACCGGCTGAGCACAGAAAATGCCGATGAGTTCAACTTTGTGCGCTCCTACGAATGCTTCCAGCATAAGAACCACACGTGCCTGGTGTTTGAAATGCTGGAGCAGAACCTGTACGATTTCCTCAAACACAGCAAGTTTAGCCCCCTGCTCCTGAAGTCCATTCGACCCATCCTGCAGCAAGTGGCCACGGCCCTGATGAAGCTGAAAAGCCTGGGGCTGATCCACGCTGACCTTAAACCAGAGAACATCATGCTGGTGGACCCTGTGAGACAGCCTTATCGCGTCAAAGTCATTGACTTTGGCTCAGCAAGCCATGTGTCCAAGGCCGTTTGCTCTACCTATCTACAGTCCCGCTATTACCG GGCACCAGAGATTATTCTAGGACTTCCTTTTTGTGAAGCAATTGATATGTGGTCACTGGGCTGTGTGATTGCGGAGTTGTTTTTGGGGTGGCCACTGTACCCTGGAGCCTCGGAGTATGATCAG ATACGATACATCTCGCAAACCCAGGGATTGCCCGCAGAGTACTTACTGAGCGCAGGGACCAAAACCAGCCGTTTCTTTAACAGAGGCCATGATTCCAGTTACCCTCTTTGGAGACTGAAG ACACCAGCGGAACACGAAGCAGAGATGGGAATAAAGTCGAAGGAAGCCAGGAAGTATATTTTCAATTGTTTGGATGATATGATGCAG GTGAACATGTCCACTGATTTGGAAGGAACGGATATGCTGGCTGAGAAGGCAGATCGGCGGGAGTTCAttgatttgttgaaaaaaatgcTGACCTTGGATGCTGATAAAAGAATAACTCCGATGAAAACTCTTGGCCACTCTTTTGTGACAATGGCTCACCTGCTGGACTTCCCACACAGTTCCCA TGTGAAGTCCTGTTTTCAGAACATGGAAATTTGCAAGCGGAGAGGGAATAGCTTCGACAACGGGAAGAGCATCTTTAGTACAAACGCTGCACAAAACACTGCCAGCAACCTCACTGTGACATTTGGCAGCCAACTTAACCAGCACAATCAG GTTCCTTCTGCAGGTGcgccgtctctctctctcaccagcACCAACGTGCCACTTCTGAGTTATCAGCCTGCCCTGTATCAGCAGGCTGCGGTCAGCATCCCGGGCATCACACAGCAGAGTGTTTCTCTGCAGGCCCGACCTGCCCAGCTGTGTGCCCAGACTGAACCCTTCCAGCAGACACTGATTGTGTGTCCTCCAACAATCCAGG GGCTTCAGACATCCACTAAACATTCTGCCTTTCCAGTCAGGATGGAAAACACTGTTCCTATAGTTCCTCAGACACAGTCTGCGCAGGCTCTGCAGATACAGCCAGGAATGCTCACACAG CAGGCTTGGCCCACAGGAACTCAGCAGATTCTCATACCATCACCTTGGCAACAGATGTCTGGGATTTCGCTCCATAATACTGTCCAGCCAGTCATCACTGAGTCCCCTATGGGTGCTATCCTCTCTGACAACATGAGCTCTGGGCAACAAATAGCCAACTGGAG GAGCTCCCATGGTGGACAGTACAGTGGAGTGATGCAGCAGGCGTCTATTCTCGGTGGCCATGTGTCTTTGACCACTGCCAGCCAGCCCCTGACCACAGGAGCAGTGTCTGCTGTGAGATCCCAGCAAGGAGGGACCTCGGGGAGGAGGGCCAGAGCGCGGAACACGGACAACAGGACCAG caGGGTTATGTCTCTACTGGAAACTGTGCCCCCTGTGGTACACTGCAGCCCCCTGTTGGCAACACCACCATACAATGCTGTGGTACCACAGCCGATTCTCATCACTGATACACCAAGCCCTGCTGTCAGCGTCATCACCATTCACAGTGACACAGAGGACGAAGATGAAAGGAAGTTCTACCCTAGCAG CTATGCAATGAAACAGCGCACTGAAGTCATCAGCTGCGTCACCGTCCATGATTCACAGGACTCGGATTCCTCGCATGGCAGCCCATCAACCCCAAAGCACCTGCCCAGCTTTGTCGAAGCTCCGGCAAATCTGTCGAAGTCGCTGAGTATCATCGTCCCTTCGGTAAAAATGCAGCCAGAAGAATCTAAATCTTCAAGAATTTCAG gGCAGTTTGCTGGTGTTTGCAGTAAGAGTAAGAAAGCAGCTGTGCAGCAAACATGCACTTCAGCATCCTCCAGCAGTAGTTGCCATCCACACACTGCACCCAACAGGATCCAGCCACTCAATCTCAGCCAG GCTCAGCATTCCATCACTTCATCCCAGGCCCGGCTGAGCGGCAGTTCCTCCCGCAGGCAGCAGGTATGCCCTACAGTTCCCCGGTCCGCTCAGGCACACTATTACCTGCAGAGCTCACCCCCACAGAGCACCATACTGCCTCCCTTCAGCTCTTCCTCCAGCCTGAGCAGCCAGCCCCAGCTGTGCTCCTATGCTCCTTCTGCTGCCCTGGCACCCGCGTCTGCAGCAGTGGCTCAGCTGCTGGCGTCCCAGCAGGGCACGTCTCGGCATGTCGGCGCCAGTGCCAGCTTCATGCCCCATACTGCCGGCTTGATCCAGAAAGACCCTTCAGCTGTGGGGCACAGCCTTCTCACAGCTGCAGGTCTGCCAGCTGCCCAGTACCAGCACCAGTTTCCCACGTCTCAGGCCACTGCCGTCTACAGGGGCTACCAGATCAGCCCCAGGAAGATGAGCGAATTTCCTTACCTGTGA
- the LOC102688026 gene encoding homeodomain-interacting protein kinase 1 isoform X6 has protein sequence MKTKTNYTYPGMASQLQVFSPPSVSSSAFCRVKKLKVESCAWEVTGQVGENKFYPLSNSQEDSSAPAASFNVPVTTYSSASLLFPPAGGSRGQIVVRAADSTGSLSGPSSRRGNDVALRDAYQKYGLKRKSEEVDKSGSVQILEELSAPVVSNRTGTVTTTQSITHSTSTTKSSSSNSEGDYQLVQHEILCSVTNSYEVLEFLGRGTFGQVAKCWKRGTNEIVAIKILKNHPSYARQGQIEVSILNRLSTENADEFNFVRSYECFQHKNHTCLVFEMLEQNLYDFLKHSKFSPLLLKSIRPILQQVATALMKLKSLGLIHADLKPENIMLVDPVRQPYRVKVIDFGSASHVSKAVCSTYLQSRYYRAPEIILGLPFCEAIDMWSLGCVIAELFLGWPLYPGASEYDQIRYISQTQGLPAEYLLSAGTKTSRFFNRGHDSSYPLWRLKTPAEHEAEMGIKSKEARKYIFNCLDDMMQVNMSTDLEGTDMLAEKADRREFIDLLKKMLTLDADKRITPMKTLGHSFVTMAHLLDFPHSSHVKSCFQNMEICKRRGNSFDNGKSIFSTNAAQNTASNLTVTFGSQLNQHNQVPSAGAPSLSLTSTNVPLLSYQPALYQQAAVSIPGITQQSVSLQARPAQLCAQTEPFQQTLIVCPPTIQGLQTSTKHSAFPVRMENTVPIVPQTQSAQALQIQPGMLTQQAWPTGTQQILIPSPWQQMSGISLHNTVQPVITESPMGAILSDNMSSGQQIANWRSSHGGQYSGVMQQASILGGHVSLTTASQPLTTGAVSAVRSQQGGTSGRRARARNTDNRTRVMSLLETVPPVVHCSPLLATPPYNAVVPQPILITDTPSPAVSVITIHSDTEDEDERKFYPSSYAMKQRTEVISCVTVHDSQDSDSSHGSPSTPKHLPSFVEAPANLSKSLSIIVPSVKMQPEESKSSRISGQFAGVCSKSKKAAVQQTCTSASSSSSCHPHTAPNRIQPLNLSQAQHSITSSQARLSGSSSRRQQVCPTVPRSAQAHYYLQSSPPQSTILPPFSSSSSLSSQPQLCSYAPSAALAPASAAVAQLLASQQGTSRHVGASASFMPHTAGLIQKDPSAVGHSLLTAAGLPAAQYQHQFPTSQATAVYRGYQISPRKMSEFPYL, from the exons AAGCTGAAGGTCGAGAGCTGTGCGTGGGAAGTGACAGGGCAAGTGGGGGAAAACAAATTCTACCCTCTGAGTAACTCCCAGGAGGACTCCTCTGCCCCTGCTGCCAGCTTTAATGTCCCCGTCACAACTTACAGCTCTGCCAGCCTCCTCTTTCCACCTGCAGGAGGGTCGCGTGGGCAAATTGTTGTGCGAGCCGCCGACAGCACTGGCAGCCTCTCGGGGCCCTCCAGTCGTCGCGGCAACGATGTCGCCCTGCGCGACGCTTATCAGAAATATGGCCTGAAGCGCAAGAGCGAGGAGGTTGACAAGAGTGGGAGTGTGCAGATCTTGGAGGAGCTCTCAGCGCCGGTGGTTTCCAACAGGACTGGCACGGTCACCACCACACAGTCCATAACCCATTCCACCTCTACGACAAAGAGCAGCAGCTCCAACAGCGAAGGGGACTACCAGCTGGTGCAGCACGAGATCCTGTGCTCTGTCACCAACAGCTACGAGGTGCTGGAGTTCCTGGGCCGCGGCACCTTCGGGCAGGTAGCCAAGTGCTGGAAGCGTGGCACCAATGAGATTGTCGCCATCAAGATTCTGAAGAACCATCCTTCATATGCCCGGCAGGGTCAGATTGAG GTAAGCATCCTGAACCGGCTGAGCACAGAAAATGCCGATGAGTTCAACTTTGTGCGCTCCTACGAATGCTTCCAGCATAAGAACCACACGTGCCTGGTGTTTGAAATGCTGGAGCAGAACCTGTACGATTTCCTCAAACACAGCAAGTTTAGCCCCCTGCTCCTGAAGTCCATTCGACCCATCCTGCAGCAAGTGGCCACGGCCCTGATGAAGCTGAAAAGCCTGGGGCTGATCCACGCTGACCTTAAACCAGAGAACATCATGCTGGTGGACCCTGTGAGACAGCCTTATCGCGTCAAAGTCATTGACTTTGGCTCAGCAAGCCATGTGTCCAAGGCCGTTTGCTCTACCTATCTACAGTCCCGCTATTACCG GGCACCAGAGATTATTCTAGGACTTCCTTTTTGTGAAGCAATTGATATGTGGTCACTGGGCTGTGTGATTGCGGAGTTGTTTTTGGGGTGGCCACTGTACCCTGGAGCCTCGGAGTATGATCAG ATACGATACATCTCGCAAACCCAGGGATTGCCCGCAGAGTACTTACTGAGCGCAGGGACCAAAACCAGCCGTTTCTTTAACAGAGGCCATGATTCCAGTTACCCTCTTTGGAGACTGAAG ACACCAGCGGAACACGAAGCAGAGATGGGAATAAAGTCGAAGGAAGCCAGGAAGTATATTTTCAATTGTTTGGATGATATGATGCAG GTGAACATGTCCACTGATTTGGAAGGAACGGATATGCTGGCTGAGAAGGCAGATCGGCGGGAGTTCAttgatttgttgaaaaaaatgcTGACCTTGGATGCTGATAAAAGAATAACTCCGATGAAAACTCTTGGCCACTCTTTTGTGACAATGGCTCACCTGCTGGACTTCCCACACAGTTCCCA TGTGAAGTCCTGTTTTCAGAACATGGAAATTTGCAAGCGGAGAGGGAATAGCTTCGACAACGGGAAGAGCATCTTTAGTACAAACGCTGCACAAAACACTGCCAGCAACCTCACTGTGACATTTGGCAGCCAACTTAACCAGCACAATCAG GTTCCTTCTGCAGGTGcgccgtctctctctctcaccagcACCAACGTGCCACTTCTGAGTTATCAGCCTGCCCTGTATCAGCAGGCTGCGGTCAGCATCCCGGGCATCACACAGCAGAGTGTTTCTCTGCAGGCCCGACCTGCCCAGCTGTGTGCCCAGACTGAACCCTTCCAGCAGACACTGATTGTGTGTCCTCCAACAATCCAGG GGCTTCAGACATCCACTAAACATTCTGCCTTTCCAGTCAGGATGGAAAACACTGTTCCTATAGTTCCTCAGACACAGTCTGCGCAGGCTCTGCAGATACAGCCAGGAATGCTCACACAG CAGGCTTGGCCCACAGGAACTCAGCAGATTCTCATACCATCACCTTGGCAACAGATGTCTGGGATTTCGCTCCATAATACTGTCCAGCCAGTCATCACTGAGTCCCCTATGGGTGCTATCCTCTCTGACAACATGAGCTCTGGGCAACAAATAGCCAACTGGAG GAGCTCCCATGGTGGACAGTACAGTGGAGTGATGCAGCAGGCGTCTATTCTCGGTGGCCATGTGTCTTTGACCACTGCCAGCCAGCCCCTGACCACAGGAGCAGTGTCTGCTGTGAGATCCCAGCAAGGAGGGACCTCGGGGAGGAGGGCCAGAGCGCGGAACACGGACAACAGGACCAG GGTTATGTCTCTACTGGAAACTGTGCCCCCTGTGGTACACTGCAGCCCCCTGTTGGCAACACCACCATACAATGCTGTGGTACCACAGCCGATTCTCATCACTGATACACCAAGCCCTGCTGTCAGCGTCATCACCATTCACAGTGACACAGAGGACGAAGATGAAAGGAAGTTCTACCCTAGCAG CTATGCAATGAAACAGCGCACTGAAGTCATCAGCTGCGTCACCGTCCATGATTCACAGGACTCGGATTCCTCGCATGGCAGCCCATCAACCCCAAAGCACCTGCCCAGCTTTGTCGAAGCTCCGGCAAATCTGTCGAAGTCGCTGAGTATCATCGTCCCTTCGGTAAAAATGCAGCCAGAAGAATCTAAATCTTCAAGAATTTCAG gGCAGTTTGCTGGTGTTTGCAGTAAGAGTAAGAAAGCAGCTGTGCAGCAAACATGCACTTCAGCATCCTCCAGCAGTAGTTGCCATCCACACACTGCACCCAACAGGATCCAGCCACTCAATCTCAGCCAG GCTCAGCATTCCATCACTTCATCCCAGGCCCGGCTGAGCGGCAGTTCCTCCCGCAGGCAGCAGGTATGCCCTACAGTTCCCCGGTCCGCTCAGGCACACTATTACCTGCAGAGCTCACCCCCACAGAGCACCATACTGCCTCCCTTCAGCTCTTCCTCCAGCCTGAGCAGCCAGCCCCAGCTGTGCTCCTATGCTCCTTCTGCTGCCCTGGCACCCGCGTCTGCAGCAGTGGCTCAGCTGCTGGCGTCCCAGCAGGGCACGTCTCGGCATGTCGGCGCCAGTGCCAGCTTCATGCCCCATACTGCCGGCTTGATCCAGAAAGACCCTTCAGCTGTGGGGCACAGCCTTCTCACAGCTGCAGGTCTGCCAGCTGCCCAGTACCAGCACCAGTTTCCCACGTCTCAGGCCACTGCCGTCTACAGGGGCTACCAGATCAGCCCCAGGAAGATGAGCGAATTTCCTTACCTGTGA